The sequence GGATATTCATGGCCAATGTTCCAGATCCACCAGGGTACTGTTTAACTCATAATCTCCAATCAGCCGGGTGGCAAAGTTTAATCGGTGTAGCTTCTATTGTTAACTCCCCGTGACCACATGAGCCAAATTATCTTGTCTCCTGGACACTAATGGGATCTCTCCCATTGTGGCCTCTCAAACTCAGGGATGATCTCCAAGAAGTCCACCTGTGTCTTCCTCAGCTATTTGCCCTATCAGCTGCCACTTCCTGGTGCTCCAGTCACCTTCATAGGCTTCGGTCTGCCATATTTATGACCTGGGCTCCTCGGTGATATGACTCACCAGCCTTGGACTtcttctcctgctccttgctACTGActtgctctcctctctcttccaaattcccaccccacccccctgccccccagcaTCTCCAGCCCACACTCTGGGCTCCAGACACTGCCCCCTCTGCTTCAGCCAGTGCCTTGAGCTTCAGGCCCTGCCTCCAGCAAGCCGAGGGCACCTCTTTTCCTTGGAATGGGGCCCAAAGGGGTCGATCGACTTTCTTGCCCGGTGTCTTCCTGGTCCAACAACCTCTGCTAGCAGGACCGCAGTGCCCCACAGTGACTGCCTCACAGTGGGTGGGACCCAATATCTGGACTCAGTCTGAAGCAGGAAGCTGGGGCACTGAGGCCTTgctcacctgccctgccatgttAATAGTGTTCTTTATGTttagtcatttttaaaaaattaattcatgggatgtggacaccgctggttaggccagcatttattacccatccctaattgcccttgagaaggtggtggtgagctgccttcttgaaccactgcagtccatgtgttgtaggtacacccacagtgctgttagggagggagttccaggattttgacccagcgacagtgaaggaacggcgatgtatttccaagtcaggatggtgagtgacttggaggggaacttgcaggtggtggtgtttgcatgcatctgctacccttgtccttctagatggtagctgtcatgggtttggaaggtgctgttgaaggagccttggtgagtttgatAAAGCAGAAGTTTTAAAACATAGTATCGTGTTATGTGTCCTTTCAGTTACAGAGATCAtaccaaagtgaaaagaagttTTAAGAAATGAGAGAAGCTCAGACCATTACTCATTGCTCGCGCAGGATAGGGTGTCAAGGGAATAGTTAGGAGGAGGCCAGAAAAGATAAGTAGACCAAAGTAGTCAAGTGCGAGGCAAAAGGTGATTAGAGCCATTATGGAGTCACTATTAAGAGAAGTCAATAACCACAAGCCTGCACACAAATACAAACCCACTTGGCTGGAGTGTAACAGTCAGTGACCATCGGGAAGTAGATTTTGTCATATTGAGGAATGATTTGCGACTTATTGATAAAAGAAGATGCAAGATCAATCATGGGTGTCCATGTAAGCGTTAATAACACAGGGAGAAATCATACAGAAACTCCCAATGATACACAAAGCTTAATGGTAGTGGGAGTATTGTTCGAAGCAATGCTTAGTAAATTTTATGTGGAGAATGCAAAATATAAACAAATGGCTGAAAACTGGTGTAGCCACAatagtgatagtaatgccataaATAATTAGTACTGTTTTGAGAACAAAAGGATTTTGCTTAGGAAAGCTAGGCTGATTGGGGACCGTGAGACCATGGGGAATAGGGGAACAGGGACAGGTATCAAAAACTAACAGGGTATCAGCAGTGTCTCAATTGGTCATCTCTCGCCTTGAAGACAAGGTGTTGTGGCTTCAAGTTCCACATCAGACACTAGAGTGcagaatccaggctgacacttcagtacagcactgagggagtgctgtactgttagatgacatgttaaactgaggtcccatgtGTTCTCTCAGAAAGGCATATTACACCATTACaccatttgaagaagggcaggaatGATCGCTACTAAATTTCCTGCAACTAAATATTCCAAAGGCTAAAGCTATTGGGGCAAGTCTTGATCACCCCTGAAAACAGGCTGGGTGTTTAACCCACATCTGTCGCTTGATATAGAGGATCACGCCAACCCTCATGCTGCCAGATAATTTGCATGATTACTGCTTGCAGCCAGTGCTAAATGCACTGTTGTGTAGCTGCGTGCCTCAGCACGGGAGTTCAGGGCGCTGTCACGGGAGATCAGGGCGTTATCACGGGAGTTCAGGGCGCTGTCACGGGAGATCAGAGCGCTGTCACGGGAGTTCAGGGCGCTGTCACAGGAGATCAGGGCGCTGTCACGGGAGCTCAGGGCGTTGTCACGGGAGATCAGAGCGCTGTCACgggagctcagcgctgccacaGGATATTAAGGTGCTACCACGGGAGCTCAGAGCACTGCCATGGGAGCTCAGCGCTATCACGGGAGGTCAGGGCGCTGTCACGGGAGCTCAGGGCATTGTCATGGGAGCTCAGCGCGCTGCCACGGGAGGTCAGGGCACTGCCACGGGAGGTCAGAGCACTGCCACGGGAGCTCAGAGCACTGCCATGGGAGGTCAGGGCGCTGCCACGGGAGCTCAGAGCACTGCCATGGGAGGTCAGGGCGCTGCCACGGGAGCTCAGAGCACTGCCACGGGAGGTCAGAGCACTGCCACGGGAGCTCAGAGCGCTGCCACAGGAGCTCAGAGCACTGCCACGGGAGCTCAGAGCACTGCCATGGGAGCTCAGAGCACTGCCACGGGAGCTCAGCGCGCTGCCACGGGAGGTCAGAGCACTGCCACGGGAGGTCAGGGCACTGCCACGGGAGGTCAGAGCACTGCCACGGGAGCTCAGAGCACTGCCATGGGAGGTCAGGGCGCTGCCACGGGAGCTCAGAGCACTGCCATGGGAGGTCAGGGCGCTGCCACGGGAGCTCAGAGCACTGCCACGGGAGGTCAGAGCACTGCCACGGGAGCTCAGAGCGCTGCCACAGGAGCTCAGAGCACTGCCACGGGAGCTCAGAGCACTGCCATGGGAGCTCAGAGCACTGCCACGGGAGCTCAGCGCGCTGCCACGGGAGGTCAGAGCACTGCCACGGGAGGTCAGGGCACTGCCACGGGAGGTCAGAGCACTGCCACGGGAGCTCAGAGCACTGCCATGGGAGCTCAGCGCGCTGCCACGTGAGCTCAGAGCACTGCCACGGGAGCTCAGAGCACTGCCACGGGAGCTCAGAGCACTGCCATGGGAGCTCAGAGCACTGCCACGGGAGCTCAGAGCACTGCCACGGGAGCTCAGCGCGCTGCCACGGGAGGTCAGGGCGCTGCCACGGGAGCTCAGAGCACTGCCACGGGAGCTCAGAGCACTGCCACGGGAGCTCAGGGCGCTGCCACGGGAGCTCAGAGCACTGCCACGGGAGCTCAGCGCGCTGCCACGGGAGGTCAGAGCACTGCCACGGGAGGTCAGGGCGCTGCCACGGGAGCTCAGAGCACTGCCACGGGAGGTCAGGGCACTGCCAGGGAGCTCAGGGCGCTGCCACAGGAGCTCAGAGCACTGCCATGGGAGCTCAGCGCGCTGCCACGGGAGCTCAGAGCACTGCCACGGGAGCTCAGAGCACTGCCACGGGAGCTCAGAGCACTGCCACGGGAGCTCAGCGCGCTGCCACGGGAGCTCAGAGCACTGCCACGGGAGCTCAGAGCACTGCCACGGGAGCTCAGCGCGCTGCCACGGGAGCTCAGCGCGCTGCCACGGGAGGTCAGGGCGCTGCCACGGGAGGTCAGGGCGCTGCCACGGGAGCTCAGAGCACTGCCACGGGAGGTCAGGACGCTGCCACGGGAGGTCAGAGCACTGCCACGGGAGGTCAGAGCACTGCCACAGGAGCTCAGAGCACTGCCACGGGAGATCAGAGCACTGCCACGGGAGCTCAGAGCACTGCCACGGGAGATCAGAGCACTGCCACGGGAGCTCAGAGCACTGCCACGGGAGCTCAGCGCGCTGCCACGGGAGCTCAGAGCACTGCCACGGGAGCTCAGAGCACTGCCACGGGAGCTCAGCGCGCTGCCACGGGAGCTCAGAGCACTGCCACGGGAGGTCAGGGCGCTGCCACGGGAGGTCAGGGCGCTGCCACGGGAGCTCAGAGCACTGCCACAGGAGCTCAGAGCACTGCCATGGGAGCTCAGCGCGCTGCCACAGGAGATCAGAGCACTGCCACGGGAGATCAGAGCACTGCCACAGGAGCTCAGAGCACTGCCATGGGAGCTCAGCGCGCTGCCACAGGAGCTCAGAGCACTGCCACGGGAGCTCAGAGCACTGCCATGGGAGCTCAGCGCGCTGCCACGGGAGCTCAGCGCGCTGCCACGGGAGGTCAGAGCACTGCCACGGGAGGTCAGGGCACTGCCACGGGAGGTCAGGGCGCTGCCACAGGAGCTCAGAACACTGCCACGGGAGGTCAGAGCACTGCCACGGGAGCTCAGGGCGCTGCCACGGGAGCTCAGAGCACTGCCACGGGAGCTCAGAGCACTGCCACGGGAGCTCAGAGCACTGCCATGGGAGCTCAGCGCGCTGCCACGGGAGCTCAGAGCACTGCCGCGGGAGGTCAGGGCGCTGCCACAGGAGCTCAGAGCACTGCCACGGGAGCTCAGAGCACTGCCATGGGAGCTCAGCGCGCTGCCACAGGAGGTCAGGGCACTGCCACAGGAGCTCAGAGCACTGCCACGGGAGCTCAGAGCACTGCCACGGGAGATCAGAGCACTGCCACGGGAGCTCAGAGCACTGCCACGGGAGCTCAGAGCACTGCCACGGGAGGTCAGAGCACTGCCACGGGAGGTCAGAGCACTGCCACGGGAACTCAGAGCACTGCCACGGGAGCTCAGAGCACTGCCACGGGAGCTCAGAGCACTGCCATGGGAGCTCAGCGCGCTGCCACAGGAGCTCAGAGCACTGCCACGGGAGGTCAGGACGCTGCCACGGGAGGTCAGGGCACTGCCACAGGAGATCAGAGCACTGCCACGGGAGCTCAGAGCACTGCCACGGGAGATCAGAGCACTGCCACGGGAGCTCAGAGCACTGCCACGGGAGCTCAGAGCACTGCCACGGGAGGTCAGAGCACTGCCACGGGAGGTCAGAGCACTGCCACGGGAACTCAGAGCACTGCCACGGGAGCTCAGAGCACTGCCACGGGAGCTCAGAGCACTGCCACGGGAGCTCAGAGCACTGCCATGGGAGATCAGCGCGCTGCCACAGGAGCTCAGAGCACTGCCACGGGAGGTCAGGACGCTGCCACGGGAGGTCAGGGCGCTGCCACAGGAGCTCAGAGCACTGCCACGCGAGGTCAGGGCGCTGCCACAGGAGCTCAGAGCACTGCCACGGGAGGTCAGCATGCTGTCCTATGGCTGCAGGTGCCAGTGTTCAGAGGCTGTCACAGCTGTGCAGCAATCTGAGCCCCGACATTACTAAGACTGCTGAGGCACCACtctgggggggggtggcaggaaTTTTATGAAGCAACATTTTGCCCTCCCACTGCCACCCTTGCTGTTGCCTTTCAGGCAGCTAGCCCAGGCTGCTCCGTCCCGGACTGAGATAGCACCATCCAATGCCGTGCCTTCTAGCTCTTGCTGTTGTCCTGCCAGACCCACTTGGGTAGCTCTCTGCAGGGGCagctaggacaggcaaaggcacatggaagagAGGCAGTAAGGTGAATTCCCAAGGACAATAATTTGACAATTGTATGCAATATGACatggtttgatttataaattttgtttgaaatatttattttgtgTTGTTCTTATTTTTGTATTGTAGCCTAGTGATGGCCAGTGACAGAGAGAAGGTGAAATGTGTGTGAATGGAGGGTCTGGGTGTTGTGTTTACTAGTATCACAGTTAAATGAGGTGTCACAGATAGCCCAGTCAGGTAAGAGCGGTATTTGTTGTCTCCTGCTttttctcctcctcctgctcGTTGGCTGGTTGCTATATAACTAGTGATAAGGGCTGTGTCCTAATGATGGCAAGGCTGTGCAGTATGCAGGAGACCACCTTGAATCTGAGCACCTGCTCACTCGAGTATGACAAGTGTCTTCCAGAGTCATCTAGGCAGCAAAATCATTGTTTCAGCACGTCACCTGCCTATCACATTTCAGGCAGCTGCATGGCTTTTACTTTGTGCACGGATAGTCCAAAATTAAAGAAAATGAACTTCATAAATCCTGCAGGTGAGGTGCAAGACCTGTTGGAAGAATAGTGTGGACTTCAGAAGCTTTATTAAAGGGGGTgcaaaaggaaaaaggaagaacCTGAAAATTGACATCCCTGAAGGTGCTAAAAGCAACAGCAAGAAattcaaagcaaaaacagaattacctggaaaaactcagcaggtctggcagcatcagcggagaagaaaatagttgacgtttcgagtcctcatgacccttcgacagaaattcctccagccctataaagtacttgcatttatatagcacctttatcacCTCAGAGCCTCTCTCAGCTTTACAGCCATGGCAATACCTTtgaaagtgtaatcactgttgtgtgTTACGCTTGTTGAAGGGTAACTGTTGGGGAAGAGATGCTAACATTAAAGGATGTTTAGCCACTTGGTGGATTTTCAACCCGATTATTAGTTCCTTTATACATTAAGTAGGGAACCCTGTAGTATTATTGATGGAGGTAACGTAAATAGACTTCAAGACCATTTACGTAAAGGCTCTGGGGAATCACAATAATTGAATCAGTGGCGATAGGTGGTGTTTCTAGCAGCGTACTAAGAAAGACTAGGGATGAGAATTGTAAAATAATAATGATCATCGAAAGGGAGTTCTTGAAAATGAATTTATGTTGGATTGCAAACAAGCTTAATTAGAAAATAGGTTAATCTAATTTAAACACTGTAGAATCATTAGTCTTGCATCTATAATTAAAGGAACTGATTATATCAAGCAAACTGGAAAATTGTCTATATGTTAATAATCTCATAAACAGCAGCTTATTCAGGAACGCACCTTACCTGATCAACACATTCGAGGAAGTGACTTTCCAAGTATACTGTGGAAAAGCAAGTAACTAGCTGtatcttgatttttaaaatacaATTCTTCAATAAAGTTCCTGGACAAAGATCAGTAATCAGTTCAAATTAGTGGGAaatgaaaacaaataaaaaaaacccacaagaAACTGCCTGAAGTAAAGGACACAGTCAAAAGGAGGTGGGGAAGTACCAAGACTGGTGCTCCTGGCAAGTCCCAACTGTTTCCAATCCACATCAATAATTTCAGAAATCCAACTGGTTAATTTTACAGGTAACTGAAGAAATATCCAGGACGATAAAACAGAGATAAGAAAAGGTGCAGAACTTGAGTTTTACGCCAGCCTCTTTAAGGCTGATGGGCTCCACCATGCAGCATGGACCCACTTTGTAGCAGCACAATGTTTGAGCTTAACTTTGTACATTGTCAAGGTAATTGTGCTATCTCCtgactgcagttttttttttttcccaggcTACTTCTCTGCGAGCTGTCCAACTCTCCACTGATATAGACCCGTGTTTACAGCAACTAAAGATAGTTTCATGCATTTCTGGAACCTCATTAATGAGAAGCGTGGTTTGTGCGTTCTTTTCTTCCCTGCAGAGATAGGCATTGCCCTGActaatttaaattaattaaaaaagaacaattgCACTGCAGCAGATAATTTGTCTTCAAAAACAAAAGCtcgatgagggatttcagttatgcgAAGAGACTAGAGGAACTGctattgttctccttagaatgcagaaggttacagggatagtcaACAGAGGTGTCGAAAATTATGAATGTGATAGAATAAATGAG is a genomic window of Carcharodon carcharias isolate sCarCar2 chromosome 15, sCarCar2.pri, whole genome shotgun sequence containing:
- the LOC121288421 gene encoding Kruppel-like factor 18, whose product is MLTSRGSALSSCGSALTSRGSALSSCGSALTSRGSVLTSRGSALSSCGSALISHGSALSSRGSALSSRGSALSSRGSALSSRGSALTSRGSALTSRGSALSSRGSALSSRGSALISRGSALSSRGSALISCGSALTSRGSVLTSRGSALSSCGSALSSHGSALSSRGSALSSRGSALSSRGSALTSRGSALTSRGSALSSRGSALSSRGSALISRGSALSSRGSALSSCGSALTSCGSALSSHGSALSSRGSALSSCGSALTSRGSALSSRGSALSSHGSALSSRGSALSSRGSALSSRGSALSSRGSALTSRGSVLSSCGSALTSRGSALTSRGSALTSRGSALSSRGSALSSHGSALSSRGSALSSCGSALSSHGSALSSCGSALISRGSALISCGSALSSHGSALSSCGSALSSRGSALTSRGSALTSRGSALSSRGSALSSRGSALSSRGSALSSRGSALSSRGSALSSRGSALISRGSALSSRGSALISRGSALSSCGSALTSRGSALTSRGSVLTSRGSALSSRGSALTSRGSALTSRGSALSSRGSALSSRGSALSSRGSALSSRGSALSSRGSALSSRGSALSSRGSALSSRGSALSSHGSALSSCGSALSSLAVALSSRGSALSSRGSALSSRGSALSSRGSALSSRGSALTSRGSALSSRGSALSSRGSALSSHGSALSSRGSALSSRGSALSSRGSALSSHGSALSSRGSALTSRGSALTSRGSALTSRGSALSSRGSALSSHGSALSSRGSALSSCGSALSSRGSALTSRGSALSSRGSALTSHGSALSSRGSALTSHGSALSSRGSALTSRGSALTSRGSALTSRGSALSSRGSALSSHGSALSSRGSALSSCGSALSSRGSALTSRGSALSSRGSALTSHGSALSSRGSALTSHGSALSSRGSALTSRGSALTSRGSALSSHDNALSSRDSALTSRDSAELPWQCSELPW